The proteins below are encoded in one region of Ferruginibacter lapsinanis:
- a CDS encoding DHA2 family efflux MFS transporter permease subunit — protein sequence MQQMESLVEYGGRRVIITITAILCALLEIVDTTIVNVALNDMRGTLGATLTEVGWVITAYAIGNVIIVPMTSWLSVQFGRRNYFAASIILFTVCSFLCGNATGIWELVAFRFLQGVGGGALLVTSQTIITESYPPEKRSMAQAIYGLGVIIGPTLGPPLGGFIVDHASWPYIFYINIPLGVVATLLTLQYVRSPKYGEKSKAADIDWLGIGLLAITVGSLQYVLEKGQDDDWFNSSTILYLAVAAALGLYFFIWRELRFKNPIVELRVLKNGNLRVGTILSFIMGFGLYGSTFIIPLYTQSILGWTAQQAGMLMVPAALTTAVMMPIIGKLLQKGVPQQYLVAAGMIAFSIFTFWGYSILTPDTDSSNFFWMLIVRGVGLGMLFIPITALSLSTLKGQEIGQGAAFTGMMRQLGGSFGVALITTFMSRQNMVHRNALISNLDVNSPAVQQRIQGMQHNFMNKGIPSEQALKSSYTAMDHIVTKQAAVLSYMDVFLYLGILFLICVPFVLVVKGNKKAKIDLSEAMH from the coding sequence ATGCAACAAATGGAATCATTGGTGGAGTATGGAGGAAGACGTGTGATCATAACGATCACGGCTATACTATGTGCTTTGCTTGAAATTGTAGATACCACTATTGTGAATGTGGCATTAAACGACATGCGTGGAACGCTGGGGGCTACACTTACAGAAGTTGGTTGGGTTATTACTGCTTATGCAATTGGTAACGTGATCATTGTTCCTATGACCAGTTGGTTATCTGTACAATTTGGACGAAGGAATTATTTCGCAGCTTCTATTATTCTTTTTACTGTCTGTTCATTTTTATGTGGTAATGCAACAGGCATCTGGGAGTTGGTGGCTTTCCGTTTTTTACAAGGTGTTGGTGGCGGAGCATTGTTAGTTACTTCACAAACAATTATCACCGAAAGCTATCCACCGGAGAAAAGAAGTATGGCCCAGGCCATCTACGGTTTAGGTGTTATTATTGGCCCTACGCTTGGCCCCCCTTTAGGTGGGTTTATTGTTGACCATGCCTCATGGCCTTATATTTTCTATATCAACATTCCTTTAGGCGTGGTAGCAACATTACTAACGCTACAGTATGTTCGCAGTCCTAAATATGGCGAAAAAAGTAAAGCAGCAGATATTGACTGGTTGGGCATTGGTTTACTAGCAATCACAGTGGGTTCTTTGCAATACGTACTAGAAAAAGGGCAGGATGACGATTGGTTTAACAGCAGTACGATCTTGTATCTGGCAGTTGCTGCAGCACTTGGATTATATTTTTTTATATGGAGAGAATTGAGATTTAAGAACCCGATAGTTGAGTTACGTGTGTTGAAAAACGGGAATCTGAGAGTTGGTACCATCCTTTCATTTATCATGGGATTTGGGTTATATGGCTCAACCTTTATCATACCATTATATACACAGTCTATTTTGGGTTGGACAGCACAGCAGGCTGGTATGTTGATGGTTCCGGCAGCGCTTACTACTGCAGTGATGATGCCGATCATTGGTAAACTATTGCAAAAAGGTGTGCCCCAACAATACCTGGTAGCTGCAGGTATGATCGCATTTTCGATATTTACTTTTTGGGGTTATTCTATTTTAACGCCTGATACAGATTCAAGTAATTTCTTTTGGATGCTGATCGTAAGAGGTGTTGGATTAGGTATGTTATTTATACCCATTACTGCTTTATCTCTGTCTACACTTAAGGGGCAGGAGATTGGACAAGGTGCAGCATTCACTGGTATGATGCGACAACTGGGAGGTTCTTTTGGTGTGGCATTGATTACTACATTCATGTCTCGTCAGAATATGGTTCATAGAAATGCGCTCATCAGTAATCTGGATGTAAATAGCCCTGCGGTACAACAAAGGATCCAGGGTATGCAGCATAATTTTATGAATAAAGGAATACCTTCAGAACAAGCGTTGAAAAGTAGTTACACTGCAATGGATCACATTGTAACTAAACAGGCGGCAGTACTTTCATACATGGATGTATTTCTTTACCTAGGTATTCTGTTTTTGATCTGTGTTCCGTTTGTGCTGGTAGTAAAAGGAAATAAAAAAGCGAAGATAGACCTGTCGGAGGCGATGCATTAA
- a CDS encoding oxidoreductase, whose translation MIAQNKVWFITGVSSGLGRHLAEEVAKSGNIVIGTVRKQEQLAGINDLLKGKTFGYLLDVNDHQQVNETIHAVVNEFGQIDVLVNNAGYGLMGAIEETSMEEARAQMETNFFGALAVTQAVLPVMRKQGSGHIVQISSQAGISANHGLGIYNASKFALEGFSEALYKEVLPLGIKVTLVEPGPFRTEWAGASMKFAEKTIEAYADTAGRLKQYIQSISGNQPGDPIAGAHSIMKIVAAENPPLRLALGKLAVETLRKKADWIKQEVADWEKVSADADYKN comes from the coding sequence ATGATAGCACAGAATAAAGTTTGGTTCATTACAGGTGTATCATCAGGCTTGGGCCGTCACCTGGCTGAAGAAGTGGCAAAATCCGGAAATATTGTTATTGGAACTGTAAGAAAGCAGGAACAATTAGCCGGAATAAATGATCTGTTAAAAGGGAAAACCTTTGGTTATTTACTAGATGTAAATGATCATCAGCAGGTAAATGAAACAATACATGCGGTAGTAAATGAATTCGGACAAATTGATGTACTGGTTAATAATGCAGGATACGGTTTAATGGGAGCGATCGAAGAAACATCCATGGAAGAGGCAAGGGCACAAATGGAAACAAATTTCTTTGGTGCGTTGGCGGTTACCCAGGCGGTGTTGCCTGTGATGCGTAAACAAGGATCAGGTCATATCGTTCAGATCTCATCGCAAGCAGGAATTTCGGCCAACCACGGACTGGGCATTTATAATGCCAGTAAGTTTGCTTTGGAAGGTTTCAGCGAAGCTTTATATAAAGAAGTATTGCCATTGGGTATAAAAGTTACCTTGGTAGAGCCTGGTCCTTTCAGAACAGAATGGGCGGGAGCATCTATGAAGTTTGCCGAAAAAACGATTGAAGCATATGCAGATACCGCCGGAAGGTTAAAGCAGTACATTCAAAGTATCAGTGGCAATCAACCGGGTGATCCGATAGCAGGGGCACATTCAATCATGAAAATTGTAGCTGCAGAAAACCCTCCACTAAGATTAGCGTTAGGTAAACTTGCGGTAGAGACTTTAAGAAAAAAAGCAGATTGGATAAAACAGGAAGTGGCAGATTGGGAAAAGGTGTCTGCAGATGCGGATTATAAAAACTAA
- a CDS encoding OsmC family protein: MKRNATAVWNGSGKEGNGHLTTQSTTLNKTQYSFNSRFADGVGTNPEELVAAAHAGCFSMKLSFVLGAAGFTPDVIETKCDITLEEGTITNSHLTVAAKIPGINQEQFEAAVADAKTNCPISKLLNTNITHEAVLG; the protein is encoded by the coding sequence ATGAAACGTAACGCAACTGCCGTTTGGAACGGCTCCGGTAAAGAAGGCAATGGTCATCTAACCACACAAAGCACCACATTGAACAAAACACAATATTCTTTCAATTCCCGTTTTGCAGATGGCGTAGGTACTAATCCCGAAGAATTAGTAGCAGCCGCACATGCCGGATGTTTCAGTATGAAATTGAGTTTTGTTTTGGGAGCTGCAGGTTTTACTCCTGATGTAATCGAAACAAAATGCGACATTACTTTGGAAGAAGGCACCATTACCAATTCTCATTTAACGGTAGCCGCTAAAATACCCGGTATCAATCAGGAACAATTTGAAGCAGCAGTAGCTGATGCAAAAACAAATTGTCCGATATCTAAATTATTGAATACTAATATTACTCACGAAGCTGTATTAGGATAA
- a CDS encoding HlyD family secretion protein — protein MAQNTNETNGNNQKNGAPKKSNKTFIIVLALLVIGGTWFGLTKYQHAKHHEETDDAQIEANISPVIPRVGGYVKEVRVKDNQIVKKGDTLLILDDRDLALKLQQAEAALATAQSNLGAAQATTNASKSNITSAQAGVYTVDAQIEAAKVNVWRTTQDYNRYANLIKDHSITQQQFEQADAAKQTAERQLQILVQQKNQVSQQTNAVASQSNATSSQINVAGAVIKQKEVEVAEAKLNLSYAVVVAQESGLVSKVNVQEGQLVQQGQSLFSIVLSNDVWVVANFKETQFEKMRIGQKVTVHVDAFPSHPFEATLTSFSPATGSRFALLPPDNASGNFVKVVQRLPVKIEFNNHTDSLVKELRPGMNVAVDVHL, from the coding sequence ATGGCACAGAATACTAATGAAACTAATGGGAATAACCAAAAGAACGGAGCTCCCAAAAAAAGCAACAAAACCTTTATCATAGTTTTGGCCTTGCTTGTAATTGGTGGCACCTGGTTTGGATTAACCAAATATCAGCACGCCAAACATCACGAAGAAACTGATGATGCTCAGATAGAAGCGAACATAAGCCCTGTAATTCCAAGAGTAGGTGGTTATGTAAAAGAAGTACGTGTAAAAGATAATCAGATCGTAAAAAAAGGGGATACTCTTTTAATTTTAGACGATAGAGATCTTGCCTTAAAACTACAACAGGCGGAAGCCGCATTAGCAACCGCACAAAGTAATTTAGGTGCAGCTCAAGCAACAACCAATGCGTCTAAATCAAATATTACCAGTGCACAAGCGGGTGTATACACTGTAGATGCGCAAATAGAAGCAGCCAAAGTAAATGTATGGCGTACTACACAGGACTATAACAGATATGCTAACCTGATAAAAGATCATTCTATTACTCAACAACAATTTGAACAGGCAGATGCTGCCAAACAAACTGCTGAACGTCAGTTACAGATATTGGTACAACAAAAGAACCAGGTATCGCAACAAACCAATGCAGTCGCTTCTCAAAGCAATGCCACCTCTTCTCAAATAAATGTAGCAGGAGCTGTTATTAAACAAAAAGAAGTAGAAGTTGCAGAAGCTAAATTAAATCTTTCGTATGCTGTAGTGGTTGCCCAGGAAAGTGGATTGGTATCAAAAGTAAATGTGCAGGAAGGGCAACTGGTACAACAAGGACAATCATTGTTCAGTATTGTATTGAGTAATGATGTGTGGGTAGTTGCAAATTTCAAAGAAACGCAATTCGAAAAAATGCGTATCGGTCAAAAGGTAACCGTACATGTTGATGCATTTCCGAGTCATCCTTTTGAAGCCACATTAACATCTTTTTCTCCTGCAACAGGCAGCCGCTTTGCTTTGCTACCTCCTGATAATGCCAGTGGAAATTTTGTAAAAGTAGTACAACGTTTACCTGTTAAAATAGAATTTAATAATCATACAGATTCTTTGGTAAAAGAATTAAGACCTGGTATGAATGTAGCGGTGGATGTGCATTTATAA
- a CDS encoding TolC family protein produces the protein MKHKLIILSISFLSLQSLSAQETRNITLHEAVDLGLKNSKLLKLNEAKIREAAANVKEAEEHRLPEASVSASYLYLPIKPVINLKGGSDTSGGSGGPNVNQAMYGMLNASLPLYTGGKLKYGIQSAQYLEQAIKLDADNDHDAVVFNIVNACINLFKAHQAISLVKENLEQSQQRVKDFTNLERNGLIPRNDLLKVELQSSNIELTLLDAESNYKVACVNMNIMMGLPEQTILIPDKTGLELPTTIKTIDEYEQDAIQNRKDINAIALRKKAADLGIKIAKSDRYPSIALTAGYVAADIPKFLTVYNAVNVGVGVKYNIASLWKNKTKIQQAEARIKQVEANKDILNDNIRLQINQTYQNYLVSVKKIEVYEKSVLQATENYRITKNKYDNALSTTTELLDADVALLQAKLSVTNAKADSFLAYNRLLQAAGILNDAK, from the coding sequence ATGAAGCATAAATTAATAATACTCTCCATCAGTTTCCTGAGCCTGCAATCTTTGTCGGCACAGGAAACAAGAAATATCACCTTGCATGAAGCAGTTGATCTGGGTTTAAAAAACAGCAAGTTGTTAAAATTAAATGAGGCTAAAATCCGGGAAGCCGCCGCTAATGTAAAAGAAGCTGAAGAGCATCGATTACCCGAAGCAAGCGTAAGTGCATCTTATTTGTATTTACCAATCAAACCGGTCATTAATCTTAAAGGTGGTTCTGATACCAGTGGCGGGAGCGGCGGGCCAAATGTTAACCAGGCAATGTATGGTATGCTTAACGCATCGCTTCCATTATACACAGGAGGCAAATTAAAATACGGTATTCAATCAGCACAATATCTTGAGCAGGCTATTAAGTTAGATGCCGACAACGATCATGATGCGGTGGTATTTAATATTGTAAATGCCTGTATCAATCTATTTAAAGCGCACCAGGCTATTAGTTTGGTGAAGGAAAACCTGGAGCAATCTCAACAAAGAGTAAAAGATTTTACCAATCTTGAAAGAAATGGTTTGATCCCAAGAAATGATCTGCTAAAAGTTGAATTACAATCCTCGAATATTGAACTGACATTGTTGGATGCGGAAAGTAATTACAAAGTGGCGTGTGTAAACATGAACATCATGATGGGATTACCAGAGCAAACAATATTGATTCCTGACAAAACCGGATTGGAATTACCCACTACCATTAAAACCATTGATGAATATGAGCAGGATGCTATACAAAACCGTAAAGACATCAATGCTATCGCATTAAGAAAAAAAGCTGCAGACCTCGGAATTAAAATTGCTAAAAGTGACCGATACCCTTCTATTGCTTTAACCGCAGGATATGTTGCTGCAGATATTCCAAAGTTTTTAACCGTTTATAATGCTGTAAATGTCGGTGTTGGTGTTAAGTACAATATTGCATCACTATGGAAGAACAAAACAAAAATTCAACAGGCAGAAGCAAGAATAAAACAAGTAGAAGCCAACAAGGATATACTGAATGACAATATTCGTTTGCAGATCAATCAAACGTACCAAAACTACCTGGTAAGTGTAAAAAAGATCGAAGTGTACGAAAAATCAGTGTTGCAGGCTACCGAAAATTACCGCATCACCAAAAACAAATATGATAATGCATTGTCTACTACAACTGAATTGTTAGACGCAGATGTTGCATTGCTGCAAGCAAAATTAAGTGTAACCAATGCAAAAGCGGATTCGTTTTTGGCATACAACAGGTTATTGCAGGCCGCTGGAATTTTAAATGACGCAAAATAA
- a CDS encoding aldo/keto reductase, whose amino-acid sequence MEYRRLGKSGLQVSVLSFGSWVSFSKQINDKVADELMGVAYDNGINFFDNAEVYALGESEKMMGRVLKKKKWDRTSYTVSSKAFWGWRGKENKPNQTGCSRKHLIEACDEALQRLQVDYLDMYFCHRPDKNTPVEETVWAMNHLIQQGKIMYWGTSEWSGVEIMEAHTAAQHYRLIGPTMEQSQYNLFERNKIENEFLQIFKNVGLGTTIWSPLASGLLSGKYNDGIPKNSRFALQGFDWLKDRWVADDKLKKVKKLSELAAKMGVSTAALSIAWCIKNPNVSTAILGATKKQQLLDNLKALDVLPLLTPDVLEKIETIMKTKPVLPEF is encoded by the coding sequence AAATGATAAGGTAGCAGATGAATTAATGGGTGTTGCTTACGACAATGGCATTAATTTTTTTGATAATGCAGAGGTATACGCTTTAGGCGAAAGTGAGAAAATGATGGGGAGAGTGTTGAAAAAGAAAAAATGGGATCGAACAAGCTATACCGTTAGTAGCAAAGCTTTTTGGGGTTGGAGGGGAAAAGAAAATAAACCCAATCAGACGGGATGCAGTCGTAAACATTTGATAGAAGCATGCGATGAGGCGCTGCAGCGTTTACAGGTAGATTATTTAGATATGTATTTCTGCCATAGGCCAGACAAGAACACACCTGTTGAAGAAACTGTTTGGGCCATGAATCACCTGATACAACAAGGTAAAATAATGTATTGGGGAACCAGTGAATGGAGTGGCGTTGAGATCATGGAAGCGCATACCGCAGCACAACATTACCGACTGATCGGTCCTACAATGGAACAGTCGCAATACAATTTATTTGAACGGAACAAAATAGAAAATGAATTTCTGCAGATATTCAAGAACGTAGGCTTAGGCACTACCATCTGGAGCCCGCTTGCATCAGGGCTTTTGAGTGGTAAGTATAATGATGGCATACCTAAAAACAGTCGGTTTGCTTTACAAGGTTTTGACTGGCTAAAGGATAGATGGGTGGCAGATGATAAATTAAAAAAAGTTAAAAAACTGAGTGAGCTGGCGGCTAAGATGGGAGTTAGTACCGCAGCATTAAGTATTGCCTGGTGTATTAAAAATCCGAATGTAAGCACTGCTATTTTAGGGGCAACAAAAAAACAGCAACTGCTAGATAATTTAAAAGCATTAGATGTATTACCCTTGCTTACGCCTGACGTATTGGAAAAAATAGAAACAATTATGAAAACAAAACCGGTACTACCCGAATTTTAA
- a CDS encoding DUF5916 domain-containing protein codes for MLTKIYTLLFCAILTAGVYGQTVKRELKITRIVNSIKIDAELDETDWSNAQIATHFIELRPTPFRQEDSANATKIYLLYKNDGIYIGGYCHERNKDSIAAELSGRDGFGNNDFVGVIFDTYYDRLNGFEYFITPLGEQWDAKMSSGGNEDFSWNAVWKSAAKLQKDGWSFEMFLPYSAIRFGKKQQQDWGFNVVRRRQKSGQQLFWQPIDPTVNGFLSQEGLLKNLENIKPPVRLQFSPYFSAYVNRDGLTKNNTTQLNGGMDVKYGINQAFTLDMTLIPDFGQVVTDNRILNLSPFEQKFSENRSFFTEGTELFNKGNLFYSRRIGNSFPIHYGDAYTSLGANENVVKNPGQSKLLNATKLSGRTQRGLGIGVLNALTNTQFATIADTVTQNRRKFETDPLTNYNVFVLDQTLKHNSSISFVNTNTWRSGPDYDANVSSALFNFNDKTNTWNVGGNISISNLFGKEGKDITGYAHGLYFGKTSGKFNFNVWQELSNDKYDKSDLGYFTNNNTMDQGIWMAYNWNKPKGWYNYFKLNWEVWYGRLVSPIDLLRRREMMYQNAGGNINFNAQIKNLWTFGATLDFGLPYNDFYEARSHGRVFQNKGRVGLSGWWSSNAAKKLSWGGNFFTGTGSVFQRTSINGGLYGKIRFNSKFSVDYTVNIENYNNQPGWAYTGYTNNSALLDTVIFSRRKLNIVENIFNVKYSFNNRMWLTLRARHYWSKVDPLQFYELDKYGILQTPSTPFTKNVNQNYNFLSIDMVYNWQFAPGSFFSIVWKDVSENFYNTFEKNYFHNLGRTIGRPGYNNNNELNSLSLKVIYFLDYLSLQKNKKG; via the coding sequence ATGCTTACTAAAATATACACTTTATTGTTTTGTGCTATTCTGACTGCCGGAGTTTATGGTCAGACAGTAAAGAGAGAGTTGAAGATAACTCGTATAGTTAATTCCATAAAAATCGATGCAGAATTAGATGAAACAGATTGGAGCAATGCTCAAATAGCCACTCATTTTATTGAATTACGTCCCACACCATTCAGGCAGGAAGATTCTGCCAATGCCACTAAAATATATTTATTGTATAAAAATGATGGGATCTATATTGGTGGATATTGCCATGAAAGAAATAAAGACAGCATAGCTGCTGAATTGTCTGGAAGAGACGGTTTTGGTAACAATGATTTTGTCGGAGTTATTTTTGATACTTACTATGATAGGTTGAATGGCTTTGAGTATTTCATTACTCCGTTGGGCGAGCAATGGGATGCAAAAATGTCGTCAGGAGGTAATGAGGATTTTAGTTGGAATGCGGTATGGAAGAGTGCTGCAAAATTGCAAAAAGACGGATGGAGCTTCGAAATGTTTTTGCCATATTCAGCTATACGTTTTGGAAAAAAACAACAACAGGACTGGGGATTTAATGTGGTACGTCGCCGGCAAAAATCTGGTCAGCAATTATTCTGGCAACCTATTGATCCTACAGTAAATGGGTTCTTATCACAAGAAGGATTATTAAAAAACCTGGAAAATATTAAACCTCCGGTACGATTACAATTCTCTCCTTATTTTTCTGCTTATGTAAATAGAGACGGGCTTACAAAAAATAATACGACACAACTGAACGGAGGAATGGATGTAAAATACGGGATCAATCAGGCGTTCACTTTGGATATGACGTTGATACCGGATTTTGGGCAGGTAGTGACAGATAATCGTATTTTAAATCTTTCTCCTTTTGAACAAAAGTTTTCAGAAAACAGGTCATTTTTTACAGAGGGGACCGAGTTGTTTAATAAAGGGAATCTTTTTTACAGCAGAAGAATTGGTAATTCGTTTCCAATACATTACGGTGACGCATACACTTCTTTGGGGGCAAATGAAAATGTTGTAAAAAATCCGGGACAAAGCAAATTGTTGAATGCAACTAAATTAAGCGGTCGTACACAAAGAGGGCTGGGGATTGGCGTGTTGAATGCACTTACTAATACACAGTTTGCAACCATTGCAGATACAGTTACACAAAACAGGAGAAAATTTGAGACAGATCCATTGACGAATTATAATGTATTTGTTTTAGATCAAACACTTAAACATAATAGCAGCATTTCTTTTGTGAATACTAATACATGGCGTAGCGGCCCGGATTATGACGCCAATGTAAGTTCAGCTCTTTTTAATTTTAATGATAAAACAAATACCTGGAATGTTGGAGGTAATATTAGTATAAGCAATCTTTTTGGTAAAGAGGGTAAGGATATTACAGGGTATGCTCATGGTCTTTATTTTGGTAAAACAAGTGGTAAGTTCAATTTTAATGTATGGCAAGAGTTGAGTAATGATAAATATGATAAAAGTGATCTCGGTTATTTTACTAATAACAATACAATGGATCAGGGTATATGGATGGCATATAACTGGAATAAACCAAAGGGCTGGTACAATTACTTTAAACTAAATTGGGAAGTGTGGTATGGCAGGCTTGTGTCTCCGATCGATCTTTTACGAAGAAGAGAAATGATGTATCAGAATGCAGGAGGGAATATTAATTTCAATGCACAAATAAAAAATCTTTGGACTTTTGGCGCTACACTGGATTTTGGCCTTCCTTACAATGATTTTTATGAGGCAAGATCTCATGGCAGAGTATTCCAAAATAAGGGCAGAGTTGGCCTAAGTGGATGGTGGAGTAGTAATGCAGCAAAAAAACTATCATGGGGAGGTAATTTCTTCACAGGTACGGGTAGTGTATTTCAACGAACAAGTATTAATGGCGGATTGTATGGTAAGATAAGATTCAATAGTAAGTTTTCTGTTGATTATACAGTAAACATAGAGAATTATAATAATCAGCCGGGCTGGGCCTACACTGGCTATACCAATAATTCTGCACTTTTAGATACGGTGATCTTTTCAAGAAGAAAACTGAATATCGTTGAAAATATATTCAATGTTAAATACAGCTTTAATAACAGAATGTGGCTTACATTGAGAGCGAGGCATTATTGGAGTAAGGTTGATCCTCTGCAATTCTATGAATTAGACAAATATGGAATTTTACAAACACCGAGTACGCCATTCACTAAAAATGTTAATCAGAATTATAATTTTTTGAGCATTGATATGGTGTACAACTGGCAGTTTGCTCCGGGCAGTTTCTTCAGTATTGTATGGAAAGATGTTTCAGAAAATTTTTATAATACATTCGAGAAAAATTATTTCCACAATCTGGGTAGAACAATCGGCAGGCCGGGGTATAATAACAACAATGAATTAAATAGCCTTTCCCTGAAAGTTATTTATTTTCTTGATTATCTTTCTTTACAAAAAAATAAGAAAGGGTAG
- a CDS encoding SDR family oxidoreductase translates to MSFKNKTVLITGASRGIGKAIGLRLAAEGANIVIASKSVEENPKLGGTIFSAAAEMEAAGGKALAVQCDIRFEDQIQQVVDKTKETFGGLDILINNASAINLSNTETVDPKRYDLMYDINVRGTFMVSRACIPLLKKGTNAHILTLSPPINMDMKWFANHLAYTISKYNMSMIALGLAAELKKYAIAANALWPRTTIATAAVQNLLGGEALMKMSRTPDIIADAAYYILSKPSAICTGNTFIDEEVLAKEGITDLGKYSVTPGGQLYTDLFV, encoded by the coding sequence ATGTCATTTAAAAACAAAACAGTTTTAATTACAGGAGCTTCTCGTGGAATTGGCAAAGCTATTGGCTTACGCCTTGCTGCCGAAGGTGCTAATATTGTAATTGCCAGTAAAAGTGTAGAAGAAAATCCCAAATTGGGAGGCACCATTTTTTCTGCTGCCGCAGAAATGGAAGCTGCAGGAGGGAAGGCATTGGCTGTGCAATGTGATATACGTTTTGAAGACCAGATTCAGCAGGTTGTTGACAAAACAAAGGAAACCTTCGGTGGTTTAGATATTCTTATTAATAACGCCTCTGCTATTAATTTATCTAATACTGAAACAGTGGATCCAAAGCGGTATGATCTGATGTATGATATTAATGTAAGAGGAACTTTTATGGTAAGCAGAGCCTGTATACCATTGTTAAAAAAAGGCACGAATGCACATATCCTTACATTGTCTCCTCCAATAAATATGGATATGAAATGGTTTGCTAACCATCTTGCCTACACGATAAGTAAGTACAATATGAGTATGATTGCGTTGGGATTGGCAGCGGAACTTAAAAAATATGCTATTGCAGCTAATGCATTGTGGCCACGTACTACGATTGCTACAGCCGCAGTGCAGAATTTATTAGGTGGAGAAGCCTTAATGAAAATGAGTCGTACACCAGATATCATTGCAGATGCTGCGTACTATATTTTATCAAAACCATCTGCAATATGTACTGGGAATACTTTTATTGATGAAGAAGTACTTGCAAAAGAAGGGATTACAGACCTCGGTAAGTATAGCGTAACTCCCGGAGGGCAGTTGTATACAGATCTGTTTGTGTAA
- a CDS encoding TetR/AcrR family transcriptional regulator: protein MEYNEKQLQIIQTAEKLFADKGFDGTSVRDIADEASVNVAMISYYFGSKEKLLEALFTHRAMDSAKKLEDILHNKELSTLEKVNVLIDYYINKFQNQQCFHKIMMSEQVTNKRGVTHELIHHFKKQNQQLVKQLIHEGQKTGEFAKNIDVPMLMAVLVGTVTHMIATQRFYREINNLQDMPDEQFQKLIKKKLSTQLKFIFKATLTHEA from the coding sequence ATGGAATACAACGAAAAGCAATTACAAATCATTCAAACGGCAGAAAAGCTCTTTGCAGACAAGGGTTTTGATGGAACTTCTGTCAGAGATATTGCTGATGAAGCCAGTGTCAATGTAGCGATGATATCCTATTATTTTGGATCCAAAGAAAAATTACTGGAAGCACTGTTTACTCACCGAGCTATGGATTCAGCCAAAAAACTGGAAGACATTCTGCACAATAAAGAACTCTCAACATTAGAAAAAGTGAACGTACTCATTGATTATTATATCAATAAATTTCAAAACCAGCAATGTTTTCATAAGATCATGATGAGTGAACAGGTAACTAATAAAAGAGGCGTTACACATGAGCTGATCCATCATTTCAAAAAACAAAATCAACAGCTGGTAAAACAGCTCATACATGAAGGGCAAAAAACCGGTGAATTTGCAAAAAATATTGATGTTCCCATGCTGATGGCTGTATTGGTTGGCACTGTAACCCATATGATCGCCACCCAACGGTTTTATCGGGAAATCAATAATCTTCAGGATATGCCTGATGAACAATTTCAAAAATTGATAAAGAAAAAACTCAGCACTCAATTAAAATTCATTTTCAAAGCAACATTAACTCATGAAGCATAA
- a CDS encoding arsenate reductase, whose product MSQIIIYGIPNCDTIKKTLDWFKQHNVEYKFHDYKKSGITKEKLKQWCKQVGWETILNKKSSTWRGLTPGEQAKITTQAAAIELIAANTSIIKRPVIENNTQISIVGFDVIKYNELFL is encoded by the coding sequence ATGAGTCAGATTATTATCTACGGCATTCCCAATTGCGATACCATAAAAAAGACATTGGATTGGTTCAAACAACATAATGTTGAATATAAGTTTCACGATTATAAAAAATCCGGTATTACAAAAGAAAAACTGAAACAATGGTGTAAGCAGGTAGGCTGGGAAACAATATTGAATAAAAAGAGCAGCACATGGCGGGGACTTACGCCAGGGGAGCAGGCTAAAATCACCACACAGGCAGCCGCAATAGAGTTAATAGCAGCAAATACAAGTATTATAAAACGTCCGGTAATTGAAAATAATACCCAAATCAGTATAGTTGGATTTGACGTAATAAAATACAATGAACTATTTTTGTAA